A stretch of Oncorhynchus mykiss isolate Arlee chromosome 12, USDA_OmykA_1.1, whole genome shotgun sequence DNA encodes these proteins:
- the LOC110539053 gene encoding LOW QUALITY PROTEIN: cytokine receptor-like factor 3 (The sequence of the model RefSeq protein was modified relative to this genomic sequence to represent the inferred CDS: inserted 1 base in 1 codon; deleted 9 bases in 9 codons) codes for MFLLSSFFLSEVAIRCGLGEKEDLLGGFTKKALQIHLDSLPEVPVLVDVPCVSAQLDDSLLYAVRDRVSRHGSVSSHPPVQIEEXQERPGSVLVRWCNVDDEFAVQDYRLQYRRSVSGQYEDTYIGPEQEFLVLHLDPHTDHLFRVCARGEGRTEWSPWSVPQTGYTTLAPHEWCPGSEGYILSSRRNIAMRSDSSPSKAGVLYSNAPTYFCGQTLTFKISATGQMDKRDSIGVCVGGEGEAESLQRDQAVCISTNGAVFVNGKEMTNQLPSITLGSAVTFDMEVVNLLPISNNNNLSDGGNFKLRVTIGSGNREVVFDWLLDQGVDCLFFGCSLAHPGWKVLVF; via the exons atgtttctcctgtcctccttctTCCTCA GTGAGGTAGCTATCCGTTGTGGTCTGGGGGAGAAGGAGGACCTGCTG GGTGGTTTCACCAAGAAGGCCCTTCAGATCCATCTGgacag CCTCCCGGAGGTACCAGTGTTAGTA GACGTGCCGTGTGTGTCTGCCCAGCTTGATGACTCTCTGCTGTACGCGGTGAGAGACAGAGTGTCACGACACGGATCAGTCTCTTCACACCCTCCAGTCCAGATAGAGG CTCaggagagacctggcagtgtgttaGTACGCTGGTGTAat gTGGATGATGAGTTTGCGGTGCAGGACTACCGTCTGCAGTATCGTCGCTCAGTGTCTG GTCAGTACGAGGACACCTACATCGGGCCGGAGCAGGAGTTCCTG GTCCTACACCTGGACCCCCACACTGATCATTTGTTCAGGGTGTGTGCCCGGGGGGAGGGACGTACCGAGTGGAGCCCCTGGAGCGTCCCACAGACAGGATACACCACGCTGGCACCccatg agtgG TGTCCAGGCAGTGAGGGCTACATCCTCAGCAGTAGAAGGAACATCGCCATGCGGAGTGAC TCGTCCCCCTCTAAAGCTGGGGTTCTCTACTCCAACGCTCCAACCTACTTCTGTGGACAGACGCTC ACCTTCAA GATCTCTGCCACGGGCCAGATGGACAAGCGGGACAGTAtcggggtgtgtgtgggtggtgaggGAGAGGCGGAGTCTCTGCAGAGGGACCAGGCT GTCTGTATCTCCACCAACG gAGCAGTGTTTGTCAACGGT AAAGAGATGACCAACCAGCTGCCTTCCATCACCCTTGGCTCTGCTGTGACCTTCGATATGGAAGTGGTCAACCTACTTCCtattagcaacaacaacaaccttaGCGACGGAGGCAACTTCAAGCTGAGGGTTACGATTGGCTCAGGGAACCGGGAAGTG GTGTTTGATTGGCTGCTGGACCAGGGGGTGGACTGCCTGTTCTTTGGCTGCTCCTTAGCCCACCCTGGTTGGAAGGTGCTGGTGTTCTGA